The proteins below come from a single Caenibius sp. WL genomic window:
- a CDS encoding FecR domain-containing protein, producing MIATMNDNQINQTAFDWIARIDGGLNPAEETQLAAWLAADARHYGAYMRAKAVFGQAGRIKAFAHLPDPDAWGRYLHTETDNEPEDMAREETAVPAPKVSRRAFLGGLGGVAAVGMATAFFATGQPARALTFQTGLGERRDIRLADGTRVALNTSSKLRVLFDEMSRTVELVHGEALYDVAPDRQRPFLVKAKGFDVRAEEASFAIQQLPNKRPQLLVTEGTVDLTPVHATPLAVAAPTKILFLTGNRLSGMTLSREAMDRELLWREGKIAFEDTPLRTAIAAFGRYEPVRIDVDDPRMLNRTVSGVFSSDDPMGFARAVAELFDLQASLEGGAITLRRKR from the coding sequence ATGATCGCCACGATGAACGACAACCAGATCAATCAAACGGCATTCGACTGGATTGCCCGGATCGACGGCGGCCTTAACCCCGCCGAAGAGACGCAACTGGCCGCATGGCTGGCGGCGGATGCGCGGCATTACGGCGCTTACATGCGTGCGAAAGCGGTGTTTGGCCAGGCGGGGCGAATCAAGGCCTTTGCCCATTTGCCCGATCCGGATGCCTGGGGCCGCTATCTCCACACCGAAACCGACAACGAGCCCGAAGACATGGCGCGCGAGGAGACGGCTGTTCCCGCGCCCAAGGTGTCCAGGCGGGCATTTCTGGGCGGTTTGGGGGGTGTGGCCGCCGTTGGCATGGCCACAGCCTTTTTCGCGACAGGCCAGCCCGCACGGGCGCTGACCTTTCAAACGGGGCTGGGGGAAAGGCGCGATATCCGGCTGGCGGATGGGACGAGGGTTGCCCTGAACACGAGTTCGAAACTGCGGGTGCTGTTCGATGAGATGTCGCGCACCGTGGAACTGGTCCACGGGGAAGCATTATACGATGTCGCGCCCGACAGGCAGCGTCCGTTCCTCGTCAAAGCCAAGGGATTCGATGTGCGTGCCGAAGAAGCGAGCTTCGCCATCCAGCAATTGCCGAATAAGCGCCCGCAACTGCTGGTGACGGAGGGGACGGTGGATCTCACCCCCGTTCACGCCACCCCGCTTGCCGTGGCTGCGCCCACCAAAATCCTGTTCCTCACCGGAAATCGCCTTTCCGGGATGACGCTGAGCCGCGAAGCGATGGATCGCGAATTGCTGTGGCGGGAAGGCAAGATCGCTTTCGAGGATACCCCTCTACGGACCGCGATTGCAGCCTTCGGGCGCTATGAGCCGGTGCGGATCGATGTCGACGATCCGCGAATGCTGAACCGGACGGTCAGCGGCGTTTTCTCGTCCGACGACCCCATGGGGTTCGCCAGGGCGGTGGCGGAACTGTTCGACCTGCAGGCCAGCCTTGAAGGCGGCGCGATCACGCTGCGAAGAAAAAGATAA
- a CDS encoding sigma-70 family RNA polymerase sigma factor, whose product MDDDARALWLARHILPHEFAIRKAIRKWHLPDGLEVEDIIQESYAKIAGLPSVAHILTPRAYFIQIARSIVLIHARRAKLVSIEVLADMEQLRISDDAPSPEIHVSDREQLRLLARAVEQMGEPHRTVFTLRMIHDLSHRAIGQKLGLSENAVQKMLARTLNTLAHKIGRGGNRGARASVDSDSKRDQQS is encoded by the coding sequence ATGGACGATGATGCGAGGGCTCTCTGGCTTGCCAGACATATCCTGCCCCACGAATTCGCCATACGCAAAGCGATCCGGAAATGGCATCTTCCCGATGGCCTGGAAGTGGAAGACATCATCCAGGAATCCTATGCCAAGATCGCCGGTCTTCCCTCCGTTGCGCATATCCTGACCCCCAGAGCCTATTTCATCCAGATTGCCCGGTCCATTGTCCTGATCCATGCGCGGCGCGCGAAACTGGTGTCGATCGAAGTGCTCGCGGATATGGAGCAGTTGCGCATATCCGATGATGCGCCATCGCCCGAAATACACGTTTCGGACAGGGAGCAATTGCGGCTGCTGGCCCGCGCGGTGGAGCAGATGGGAGAACCGCATCGGACGGTTTTCACGCTGCGCATGATTCATGATCTTTCGCACAGGGCCATCGGCCAGAAGCTTGGCCTGTCGGAAAATGCCGTCCAGAAGATGCTTGCCAGGACACTGAATACGCTCGCGCACAAAATTGGGCGCGGCGGAAACAGGGGGGCTCGTGCATCTGTGGATTCGGATAGCAAGCGTGATCAGCAAAGCTGA
- a CDS encoding mechanosensitive ion channel family protein, with protein MTSRLSFLPDGLQTLIQSPVAQAALAIAGLALVAWIANWIAKQIVLRLLLRVLAHLPFPVEAQHIGSIVARLSNILPALIIQAGIGAVPHLPAGAIVAVRSFCAAFIILTIAIALSGALNLVNDLYQRRPGAANRPIKGYVQVAKLVLYSAAGILIIAALMDRSPFLLLSGLGAMAAVLMLVFKDTILSLVASVQIGSNDMVRVGDWIEMPQFNADGDVIDIALHTVKVQNFDKTITTIPTHRLIDESFRNWRGMAESGGRRIMRSIKIDQNSVRFLDVRDFESLSRFQLLRDYLQDKTDDIERWNTSQGIRQDVDARRLTNIGTFRAYMLAYLRSRADIADDKTLLVRQLAPSEHGLPLEIYAFANTTEWGPYESIQADIFDHFLAILPEFGLRLFQQPTGRDLAQMLEERSTREVA; from the coding sequence ATGACATCCCGGCTTTCCTTTCTTCCCGATGGTTTGCAGACCTTGATCCAAAGCCCTGTCGCGCAGGCCGCGCTCGCGATTGCGGGGCTGGCGCTGGTCGCCTGGATCGCGAACTGGATTGCCAAGCAGATCGTGCTGCGGCTGCTTCTGCGCGTGTTGGCGCACCTGCCTTTCCCGGTCGAAGCGCAGCATATCGGTTCGATCGTGGCACGGCTGTCGAACATTCTGCCCGCGCTGATTATCCAGGCGGGCATCGGTGCCGTGCCCCATCTTCCGGCGGGCGCCATCGTGGCGGTGCGCAGCTTCTGCGCGGCGTTCATCATCCTGACTATCGCCATCGCGCTGAGCGGTGCGCTCAATCTCGTGAACGATCTCTACCAACGCCGCCCGGGTGCCGCCAACAGGCCGATCAAGGGTTACGTGCAGGTTGCAAAGCTCGTTCTCTACAGCGCGGCGGGCATCCTCATCATCGCGGCGTTGATGGATCGTTCGCCGTTCCTGCTGCTGTCGGGCCTGGGGGCGATGGCCGCCGTGCTGATGCTGGTGTTCAAGGACACGATCCTTTCGCTGGTGGCATCGGTCCAGATCGGCTCGAACGATATGGTCCGGGTGGGCGACTGGATCGAAATGCCGCAATTCAACGCCGATGGCGATGTCATCGATATCGCGCTGCATACGGTGAAAGTGCAGAACTTCGACAAGACGATCACCACCATCCCGACGCATCGCCTGATCGACGAAAGTTTCCGCAACTGGCGCGGCATGGCGGAATCGGGCGGGCGGCGCATCATGCGTTCGATCAAGATCGACCAGAACAGCGTGCGCTTCCTCGATGTGCGGGATTTCGAGAGCCTTTCCCGCTTTCAGCTCCTGCGCGATTACCTTCAGGACAAGACCGACGATATCGAGCGCTGGAACACCAGTCAGGGCATCCGGCAGGACGTGGATGCGCGCCGATTGACGAATATCGGCACCTTCCGTGCCTATATGCTGGCTTACTTGCGGTCACGCGCGGATATCGCGGACGACAAGACGCTGCTGGTCCGCCAACTGGCGCCGAGCGAACATGGCCTGCCGTTGGAGATCTACGCTTTCGCCAACACCACGGAGTGGGGGCCGTACGAGAGCATCCAGGCCGATATCTTCGACCATTTCCTGGCGATCCTGCCCGAATTCGGCTTGAGGCTGTTCCAGCAGCCGACGGGGCGGGACTTGGCGCAAATGCTGGAGGAACGGAGTACACGCGAAGTCGCGTGA
- a CDS encoding MFS transporter: protein MTTSPARAPDATGPVGASTIRRAIAASAIGNATEWFDYGIYAYGVTYISAALFPGDMGDAVLFALATFAISFLVRPLGGIFWGPLGDRIGRKSVLAFTILIMSGATFAVGLIPTYATIGFWAPLLLVVLRMVQGFSTGGEYGGAATFMAEYAPDNKRGFYGCFLEVGTLAGFSLGAMLMLGFSLLLGTDAMHDWGWRIPFLLAGPMGLVGLYLRAQMEDTPVFRAQEARADRAVHTTPPLGKLVVRYWRPLIVMGGLVVALNVANYTLLSYMPTYLERQIGLSVDQSLIVPIVGMLFMMLFLPALGALSDRIGRKPLWWISLIGLFALVVPLYMVMATGVWGAMLGFVLLGLLYAPQLAMISATFPALFPTSVRFAGFAIAYNVATSLFGGTAPAIGSGLIMLTGNDLMPAFYMMGACLVGMAALVFMPETAGQPLHFDSFTQEAH from the coding sequence ATGACGACCTCTCCCGCCCGTGCGCCCGATGCGACCGGGCCTGTCGGCGCAAGCACGATACGCCGGGCCATCGCCGCCTCGGCCATTGGCAACGCCACGGAATGGTTCGACTACGGCATTTATGCCTATGGCGTGACATACATTTCGGCGGCGCTGTTTCCCGGCGACATGGGCGATGCGGTGCTGTTTGCGTTGGCCACTTTCGCGATCTCCTTCCTCGTGCGCCCGCTGGGTGGAATTTTCTGGGGCCCGCTAGGGGACAGGATCGGGCGCAAGTCCGTGCTGGCGTTCACGATCCTGATCATGTCGGGCGCGACGTTCGCCGTCGGACTGATCCCGACTTATGCCACCATCGGTTTCTGGGCCCCGCTGCTCTTGGTTGTCCTGCGGATGGTGCAGGGCTTTTCGACCGGCGGAGAATATGGGGGCGCGGCGACATTCATGGCGGAATATGCGCCTGACAACAAACGCGGCTTCTACGGCTGTTTTCTCGAAGTCGGGACTTTGGCGGGCTTCTCGCTCGGGGCCATGTTGATGCTCGGTTTTTCGCTGCTGCTCGGCACCGATGCGATGCATGATTGGGGCTGGCGTATCCCCTTCTTGCTGGCCGGGCCGATGGGATTGGTCGGCCTCTATCTGCGCGCGCAAATGGAGGATACGCCCGTATTCCGTGCGCAGGAAGCTCGGGCCGACAGGGCAGTGCACACCACGCCCCCGCTGGGCAAGCTGGTGGTACGGTACTGGCGCCCGCTGATCGTGATGGGTGGACTGGTGGTGGCGCTCAACGTCGCCAATTACACGTTGCTCAGCTACATGCCGACTTATCTGGAGCGGCAAATCGGTCTTTCGGTGGACCAGTCGCTGATCGTCCCGATTGTCGGCATGCTGTTCATGATGCTGTTCCTGCCGGCACTGGGGGCGCTGTCCGACCGGATCGGGCGCAAGCCGCTGTGGTGGATTTCGCTGATTGGCCTGTTTGCGCTTGTCGTGCCGCTGTACATGGTCATGGCGACCGGTGTCTGGGGGGCGATGCTGGGGTTCGTCCTGCTGGGCCTGCTTTATGCACCGCAGCTGGCGATGATCTCGGCGACTTTCCCGGCGCTGTTCCCGACATCGGTGCGTTTCGCAGGGTTCGCCATCGCATACAACGTTGCGACATCGCTGTTTGGCGGCACCGCCCCGGCAATCGGAAGCGGGTTGATCATGCTCACCGGCAATGACCTGATGCCTGCTTTCTACATGATGGGTGCTTGCCTCGTAGGCATGGCGGCGCTGGTGTTCATGCCGGAAACCGCAGGGCAGCCGCTCCACTTCGACAGCTTCACGCAGGAGGCGCATTGA
- a CDS encoding MFS transporter, which yields MIESLLRVRSLLTAIFALMVGSGFLTTLVSLRLERAGSGTLMIGLVSTAYFAGLSIGALRVAPVVHRVGHIRVFAAVVSLFSASTLAYGLFEDAWFWACLRFVDGLCVAGVFVCLESWLNEKADARTRGSILAGYMVALYLGQALGQFLLNLDVQQPAVLFMVASLVISLASIPVLLTRIAAPAPGEAQPFNMARLYAASPLGAVGAAMTGMMLGAFYGLAAVHVRRLGLDLAATALFMSTVIAGGVALQWPLGRLSDRFDRRVVIVGTFAGAALCSLALVFITGTGAPLLLAGAMFGGASFALYPLCVAHTNDHLDDSTRVAATGGLVLLYSIGAVLGPIGGALAMTVAGSQGLFLFIAAIAAGMFLFGIWRQAASAPVPGPLQGDYQLLPRTTPVVAMLDPQAADPDDTAQEQS from the coding sequence ATGATTGAATCCCTTCTTCGCGTCCGCAGCCTGCTGACCGCCATTTTCGCGCTGATGGTGGGAAGTGGCTTCCTGACGACGCTGGTCAGCCTCCGCCTGGAACGGGCCGGCAGCGGAACCCTGATGATCGGGCTGGTTTCGACCGCCTATTTCGCGGGGCTGTCCATCGGCGCCTTGCGGGTGGCCCCGGTCGTGCACCGGGTGGGCCATATCCGGGTTTTCGCTGCTGTCGTTTCGCTGTTTTCGGCCAGTACGCTGGCTTATGGCCTGTTCGAAGACGCGTGGTTCTGGGCCTGTTTGCGCTTTGTCGACGGACTGTGCGTGGCGGGCGTATTCGTCTGTCTGGAAAGCTGGTTGAACGAGAAGGCGGATGCCCGGACACGCGGCAGCATCCTCGCCGGTTATATGGTCGCGCTCTATCTTGGGCAGGCGCTGGGGCAGTTCCTGCTCAATCTTGATGTGCAGCAACCCGCAGTCCTGTTCATGGTCGCGTCGCTGGTGATCTCGCTGGCGAGTATTCCGGTGCTGCTGACCCGGATTGCCGCCCCCGCGCCGGGGGAGGCGCAGCCGTTCAACATGGCACGGCTCTATGCCGCATCCCCCCTTGGCGCTGTCGGCGCAGCGATGACGGGGATGATGCTGGGGGCGTTTTATGGGTTGGCGGCGGTCCATGTCCGCAGGCTTGGCCTCGATTTGGCCGCGACGGCGTTGTTCATGAGCACGGTCATCGCGGGCGGGGTGGCGCTGCAATGGCCGCTCGGCCGGTTGTCGGACCGATTCGATAGGCGTGTGGTGATCGTGGGCACTTTCGCCGGGGCCGCGCTCTGCTCGCTTGCTCTCGTGTTCATCACCGGCACGGGTGCGCCCTTGCTGCTGGCAGGGGCTATGTTCGGCGGGGCGAGCTTCGCGCTGTATCCCCTCTGTGTCGCGCATACCAACGACCATCTCGATGACAGCACGCGGGTTGCCGCAACCGGCGGGCTGGTCCTGCTCTATTCCATCGGCGCGGTGCTGGGCCCGATCGGTGGCGCGCTGGCGATGACTGTCGCCGGATCTCAGGGCCTCTTTCTGTTCATCGCCGCCATCGCTGCGGGAATGTTCCTGTTCGGCATCTGGCGGCAGGCCGCTTCGGCCCCGGTCCCGGGGCCTCTCCAGGGGGACTATCAACTGCTGCCGCGCACGACCCCGGTGGTGGCCATGCTCGATCCACAGGCGGCTGATCCTGACGACACTGCACAGGAGCAATCATGA
- the thpD gene encoding ectoine hydroxylase — MYDIYPSRRQAESRLLPRLDPVIHGEWTPDCPLSRHQAEQFDRDGYLVLEDVFSPEEMVCLQKEAGAMLGDPASLAPDTIITEPGGTEIRSIFEIHVQNRAMARLAADERLAGVARFLLGDEVYLHQSRLNYKPGFAGKEFFWHSDFETWHVEDGMPRMRALSMSVLLSENTQHNGPLMLIPGSHRHYLTCVGETPEDHYKSSLKKQEYGVPDEQRLTELAHELGIVAPLGKPGTMIIFDCNVMHGSNGNITPFPRANVFLVYNALSNRLQAPFGVDTPRPDFIATREPIPIAPVSGSLIEELT; from the coding sequence ATGTACGATATCTATCCGTCGCGGCGGCAGGCTGAATCGCGTTTGCTGCCGCGCCTCGATCCGGTGATCCATGGCGAATGGACGCCTGATTGCCCCCTGTCGCGGCACCAGGCGGAACAGTTCGACCGGGACGGTTATCTGGTGCTGGAAGATGTCTTTTCGCCGGAGGAAATGGTCTGCCTGCAGAAGGAGGCGGGGGCGATGCTGGGCGATCCGGCATCATTGGCCCCCGATACGATCATCACCGAGCCCGGCGGAACGGAAATCCGCTCGATCTTTGAAATCCATGTCCAGAACCGCGCCATGGCACGGCTGGCGGCGGATGAACGGCTGGCCGGTGTCGCGCGTTTCCTGCTGGGTGACGAGGTTTACCTTCACCAGTCGCGGCTCAACTACAAGCCGGGTTTCGCGGGGAAGGAATTCTTCTGGCATTCCGATTTCGAAACCTGGCACGTGGAGGATGGCATGCCGCGCATGCGGGCGTTGTCCATGTCTGTCCTACTGAGCGAAAATACGCAGCATAACGGCCCGCTGATGCTGATCCCCGGATCGCACCGGCACTATCTCACCTGTGTGGGGGAGACGCCGGAGGATCATTACAAATCCTCGCTCAAGAAACAGGAATACGGTGTGCCTGACGAGCAGAGGCTGACTGAACTCGCGCATGAACTGGGCATCGTTGCACCGCTGGGGAAGCCGGGCACGATGATCATATTCGATTGCAATGTGATGCACGGATCGAATGGCAACATCACGCCATTTCCGCGTGCGAACGTGTTTCTGGTTTATAATGCCCTTTCGAACCGGCTTCAGGCCCCGTTCGGGGTCGATACGCCCCGGCCGGATTTCATCGCCACCCGCGAACCTATCCCCATCGCGCCGGTGTCCGGTTCGTTGATTGAAGAACTGACGTGA
- a CDS encoding ectoine synthase, which yields MLIRTLEETRASERNVKSNGWDSARLLLKDDGMGFSFHVTTMYAGEELAMHYQNHLEAVLVLSGTGTIEDLGTGEVHPLAPGVLYALNAHDRHIVRPETDILTACVFNPPVTGREVHDETGAYPADPEAKVAAAVS from the coding sequence ATGCTTATCCGCACTCTTGAAGAAACCCGTGCTTCCGAACGCAACGTCAAATCGAACGGGTGGGACAGCGCCCGTCTGCTGCTCAAGGACGATGGCATGGGCTTCTCGTTCCACGTCACGACAATGTACGCGGGTGAGGAACTGGCCATGCATTACCAGAACCATCTGGAGGCGGTGCTGGTCCTTTCCGGCACGGGAACGATCGAAGATCTCGGCACCGGCGAAGTGCACCCTCTGGCGCCGGGCGTGCTTTATGCTCTGAACGCGCACGACCGCCATATCGTGCGGCCGGAAACCGATATCCTGACCGCCTGCGTCTTCAATCCTCCGGTGACGGGCCGCGAAGTGCATGACGAAACCGGCGCTTATCCGGCTGATCCGGAAGCGAAAGTGGCGGCAGCGGTATCCTGA
- the ectB gene encoding diaminobutyrate--2-oxoglutarate transaminase — protein sequence MTRTPKPSHVAPDTRIYERRESVVRSYARAMPRQFNRAESVWMYDGNGGRYLDFLSGCSTLNYGHNHPILKQALLDYVAADGIAHGLDLHTDAKQRFLETFERVILKPRNLDYRVMFTGPTGTNAVEAAIKLARKITGREMVIAFTNGFHGMTLGALACTGNASKRSGAGVPLSHVSHEPYDGYYGPDVDTAALLDQRLSDPSSGLDAPAAILVETVQGEGGVNAASPEWLRAIAKIARRHGALLIVDDVQAGCGRTGGFFSFEDMGIAPDIVTMAKSLSGMGLPFALTLFRPEHDRWGPGEHNGTFRGNNHAFITAEAALRHFWSSDAFASDVERRGRLLGNRLDRIAGEMGLSTRGRGMMRGIDMGSGELAAAVTSACFERGLIIETSGAHDEIVKVLAPLVIEDEVLSAGLDILDQCIREAVAPALGVAAE from the coding sequence ATGACCCGCACGCCCAAACCCAGCCACGTTGCGCCCGACACGCGGATTTACGAACGACGGGAATCGGTGGTGCGCAGCTATGCGCGCGCCATGCCGCGCCAGTTCAATCGTGCGGAATCGGTCTGGATGTATGACGGCAACGGCGGCCGCTATCTGGACTTCCTGTCCGGCTGTTCGACGCTCAACTACGGCCACAATCACCCTATCCTGAAACAGGCGCTGCTCGATTACGTGGCGGCTGATGGGATCGCCCATGGGCTCGATCTCCACACCGATGCCAAGCAGCGTTTCCTCGAAACGTTCGAGCGGGTGATCCTCAAGCCGCGCAATCTCGATTATCGGGTGATGTTCACCGGCCCGACAGGGACCAATGCGGTGGAAGCGGCGATCAAGCTGGCCCGCAAGATCACCGGGCGCGAAATGGTGATCGCGTTCACCAACGGCTTCCACGGGATGACGCTGGGCGCGCTGGCCTGCACCGGCAACGCGTCCAAGCGCAGCGGCGCAGGGGTGCCGCTTAGCCATGTGAGCCATGAACCCTACGATGGCTATTATGGCCCGGATGTCGATACGGCGGCGCTGCTGGATCAGCGTCTTTCCGATCCTTCCAGCGGGCTGGACGCGCCCGCCGCGATTCTGGTCGAAACGGTGCAGGGGGAAGGGGGTGTCAACGCCGCATCGCCCGAATGGCTGCGCGCCATCGCCAAGATCGCCCGGCGGCACGGGGCGTTGCTGATCGTGGATGACGTTCAGGCCGGGTGCGGCCGTACAGGTGGCTTTTTCAGTTTCGAGGATATGGGCATTGCCCCGGATATCGTGACGATGGCCAAATCGCTTTCGGGCATGGGCCTTCCGTTCGCGCTCACCCTGTTCCGGCCGGAGCATGATCGCTGGGGCCCCGGCGAACACAATGGGACGTTCCGAGGCAACAACCATGCTTTCATTACCGCCGAAGCGGCCCTGAGGCATTTCTGGAGCAGTGACGCGTTTGCCAGCGATGTGGAGCGGCGTGGTAGGCTGCTGGGTAATCGCCTAGACCGGATCGCCGGGGAAATGGGCCTGTCCACCCGCGGGCGCGGGATGATGCGCGGCATCGATATGGGCTCGGGCGAACTGGCGGCGGCGGTCACGTCGGCCTGCTTCGAACGCGGGCTGATTATCGAAACCAGCGGCGCACACGATGAGATCGTGAAAGTTCTCGCCCCCCTCGTCATCGAGGACGAGGTGCTGAGCGCCGGGCTCGACATCCTCGATCAATGCATCCGCGAAGCCGTCGCCCCGGCGCTTGGCGTGGCGGCAGAATAA
- the ectA gene encoding diaminobutyrate acetyltransferase, with protein sequence MRRPVATDGPAITALIAACPPLDGNSAYCNLLQCTDFADTCIVAERNGAIVGWISGYRLPSRPEELFIWQVAVAAQARGERLASRMLDHLVRRAQIQPIAFLSSTVTAGNRASWALFEGFARSRQAPLEKTLRFDRTAHFADAHDTEWCARIGPFRSAAPDSAEPNSSKESI encoded by the coding sequence TTGCGTAGGCCCGTGGCGACCGATGGGCCGGCGATCACGGCCTTGATAGCGGCCTGCCCGCCACTCGATGGCAATTCGGCTTACTGCAATCTCCTGCAATGCACCGATTTTGCAGACACCTGCATCGTGGCCGAACGGAACGGCGCCATTGTCGGCTGGATTTCAGGCTATCGCCTCCCGTCGCGGCCGGAGGAACTGTTCATCTGGCAGGTGGCCGTCGCCGCGCAGGCGCGGGGCGAGCGATTGGCAAGCCGGATGCTCGACCATCTGGTGAGGCGTGCGCAGATCCAGCCCATCGCGTTTCTTTCCAGCACGGTCACGGCCGGCAATCGCGCTTCCTGGGCCTTGTTCGAAGGGTTTGCGCGCAGCCGCCAGGCCCCACTGGAGAAGACGCTTCGCTTCGATCGCACAGCCCATTTCGCCGATGCCCATGACACCGAATGGTGTGCCCGCATCGGCCCCTTCCGCTCCGCAGCCCCTGACAGCGCGGAGCCAAATTCCAGCAAGGAGTCCATCTGA
- a CDS encoding MarR family transcriptional regulator gives MDEPITNLALRSLRRILRAAERGGRQLATATGLTASQLLVLQEIHRRREAIPSTIAAALHFSQPTITSLVDRLVAAGLVTRQRGERDRRQVLLRASAKGEAVLAGAPDLLQERFSERFATLKPWEQAMILASLERLSDLLDATDIDAAPLLDSGAIDRASPG, from the coding sequence GTGGACGAACCCATCACCAACCTTGCGCTGCGATCGCTGCGCCGCATTCTCCGCGCCGCCGAACGCGGCGGGCGGCAGCTCGCCACGGCCACCGGGCTCACCGCCTCCCAGCTTCTCGTGCTGCAGGAAATCCATCGGCGGCGGGAAGCCATTCCCAGCACCATCGCGGCAGCGCTGCATTTCAGCCAACCGACCATCACCTCGCTGGTCGACCGGCTGGTGGCAGCCGGTCTCGTCACCCGGCAACGGGGGGAGCGCGACCGGCGCCAGGTCCTCTTGCGCGCGTCGGCCAAAGGCGAAGCAGTCCTGGCCGGCGCGCCGGACCTGCTGCAGGAGCGCTTCAGCGAACGGTTCGCCACGCTCAAACCGTGGGAACAGGCCATGATCCTGGCGAGCCTCGAACGGTTGAGCGATCTGCTGGACGCCACCGATATAGACGCGGCGCCGCTGCTCGATTCCGGTGCCATCGACCGCGCCTCGCCGGGCTGA
- a CDS encoding MFS transporter: MQHEETANLPYLRKVVGASMAGTVVEWYEFFLYGTAATLVFGKLFFPPTGNELDGVIAAFATYAVGFIARPLGGIVFGHIGDRIGRKSLLQFSLILIGASTFLMGCLPTFNTIGYWAPVLLVLLRFIQGFALGGEWGGAVLLVAEHSPNRSRAFWGSFPQAGVPLGNLLATIVLLVLSATLSDEAFLSWGWRIGFWLSVIIVGVGYYIRTQVTDSPIFEAAKAEAEKRADAGYGLTEVFRHYPRGVLNAMGLRVGENILYYMVVTFSITYLAHIGVDTTDILALLFCAHILHVVIIPPIGALADRIGRKPVYALGAALTMAWPFAAFPMFATANLGIILAAIFIGMIVHALMYASQPAIMAEMFPTRMRYSGVSLGYQVTAIFAGSWAPLIGTALLREYNDWLPIAFYILGAGAVSLISAIYMAESKGVSLLAIDREDRRRTEEASA; encoded by the coding sequence ATGCAACACGAAGAAACGGCAAACCTGCCTTACCTGCGCAAAGTGGTCGGGGCTTCGATGGCCGGAACGGTCGTCGAATGGTACGAATTCTTCCTTTACGGAACCGCGGCCACGCTGGTTTTCGGCAAGCTGTTCTTTCCCCCGACCGGCAACGAACTGGATGGTGTTATTGCCGCGTTCGCTACGTATGCGGTCGGCTTCATCGCGCGGCCGCTGGGCGGCATCGTTTTCGGGCATATCGGCGACCGGATCGGGCGCAAATCGCTGTTGCAGTTCAGTCTCATCCTGATCGGCGCATCGACTTTCCTCATGGGGTGCCTGCCCACGTTCAACACCATCGGTTATTGGGCGCCGGTGCTGCTGGTGTTGCTGCGCTTCATCCAGGGTTTTGCGCTGGGCGGCGAATGGGGCGGCGCGGTATTGCTGGTGGCCGAACACAGTCCCAATCGCAGCCGCGCTTTCTGGGGCAGTTTCCCGCAGGCCGGGGTGCCGCTGGGCAATCTGCTGGCCACTATCGTGCTGCTCGTCCTCTCCGCCACGCTTTCGGACGAGGCGTTCCTGTCATGGGGATGGCGCATCGGCTTCTGGCTGTCGGTCATCATCGTTGGCGTCGGGTACTATATCCGCACGCAAGTCACAGATTCCCCGATTTTTGAAGCCGCGAAAGCCGAAGCGGAAAAGCGTGCGGACGCAGGCTATGGCCTCACCGAGGTGTTCCGCCACTACCCACGCGGCGTGCTGAACGCGATGGGCCTTCGCGTGGGTGAGAATATCCTCTACTACATGGTCGTCACTTTCTCGATCACCTACCTCGCGCATATCGGCGTGGACACCACCGATATCCTCGCCCTGCTGTTCTGTGCGCATATCCTCCACGTCGTGATTATCCCGCCAATCGGCGCGCTGGCCGACAGGATCGGCCGCAAACCGGTCTATGCCCTCGGCGCGGCGCTGACGATGGCCTGGCCTTTCGCGGCCTTCCCCATGTTCGCGACCGCCAATCTCGGCATTATTCTCGCCGCCATCTTTATCGGCATGATCGTGCATGCCCTGATGTATGCATCCCAGCCCGCGATCATGGCCGAAATGTTTCCCACCCGGATGCGCTATTCCGGCGTATCGCTGGGTTATCAGGTCACGGCGATCTTCGCCGGTTCCTGGGCCCCGCTGATCGGCACCGCGCTTCTGCGTGAATACAACGATTGGCTGCCGATCGCGTTCTACATCCTCGGCGCGGGGGCCGTCAGCCTCATCTCCGCGATCTACATGGCGGAAAGCAAAGGCGTGTCCCTCCTTGCCATCGACCGCGAAGATCGCAGGCGGACGGAAGAAGCGTCGGCATAG